A single Desulfovibrio gilichinskyi DNA region contains:
- a CDS encoding bifunctional folylpolyglutamate synthase/dihydrofolate synthase translates to MKFNNFLEFSDYLDKLGLFHMDLSLGRMEEFVCKWGSKGDFPVIHVVGTNGKGSTSTYLTNIAMEYGLKVGSFTSPHFVTPRERLTIDCQMLSEEEWCHLANRVMEIGPDLGLTYFELLTCMALVAFKEHGVDLAVMEAGLGGRYDATTTIDPDMTVFTPIGLDHEKILGATIELIAADKADAMQRCGLAVTSIQTDEAMNVLRSRAAQLGVKFYLAEKMGGVSDLSPTLTGVHQMQNAHLAACAWSVFCDKKGLEFNETHVREGVKKAFIPGRLQIAKTDRTYILDGAHNFHAFKALEHELKRSEIVLDAIVFSCMKDKNIAPVKDILLGLTKGPIITCGLPENERACLPEDFTERLGPTVITAESLDEALSLLPSGDGTVLVCGSLYLLSAFYTKYPSFLIKQ, encoded by the coding sequence TTGAAATTTAATAATTTTTTAGAATTTAGCGATTATCTGGATAAACTGGGCCTTTTTCATATGGATTTAAGCCTAGGTAGAATGGAAGAATTTGTATGTAAATGGGGGTCTAAAGGGGATTTTCCTGTTATCCATGTGGTTGGAACTAACGGGAAAGGCTCAACCTCAACTTATTTAACAAATATAGCTATGGAGTACGGTCTAAAAGTCGGGAGTTTCACTTCTCCGCACTTTGTGACTCCTCGCGAGCGGCTGACGATTGATTGTCAGATGCTGTCAGAAGAGGAGTGGTGCCACCTTGCGAACAGGGTAATGGAAATAGGGCCTGATCTCGGGCTGACATATTTTGAACTGCTTACCTGTATGGCATTAGTAGCATTTAAAGAACACGGTGTTGACCTTGCGGTGATGGAAGCAGGGCTTGGCGGACGTTATGACGCGACTACTACTATAGATCCTGATATGACAGTGTTCACTCCTATCGGTCTGGACCATGAAAAAATACTTGGCGCGACTATCGAGCTTATTGCCGCTGATAAGGCTGATGCAATGCAACGATGCGGTCTTGCTGTTACATCTATACAGACAGATGAAGCTATGAATGTTCTGCGCTCTCGCGCCGCGCAGCTTGGGGTTAAATTCTATCTTGCCGAGAAAATGGGCGGAGTTTCTGATTTATCACCTACTTTAACAGGCGTTCACCAAATGCAGAATGCTCATTTAGCTGCATGTGCATGGTCTGTTTTTTGCGATAAAAAAGGTCTGGAGTTTAATGAAACTCATGTCCGCGAAGGTGTTAAAAAAGCATTTATTCCCGGAAGATTGCAAATTGCCAAGACTGATCGAACATATATTCTGGATGGTGCGCATAATTTCCATGCATTTAAAGCTCTTGAGCATGAATTAAAAAGATCGGAAATTGTGCTCGATGCGATTGTGTTTTCCTGCATGAAAGATAAGAATATAGCACCCGTGAAAGACATCTTATTAGGATTGACCAAAGGGCCGATCATAACTTGTGGTCTGCCTGAAAATGAAAGAGCCTGTTTGCCTGAAGATTTTACAGAGCGGCTGGGGCCGACTGTGATAACAGCAGAGTCGCTTGATGAAGCTTTATCCTTGCTGCCGTCCGGTGACGGTACGGTACTAGTATGCGGTTCCTTGTATTTACTCTCAGCTTTTTATACAAAGTACCCGAGTTTTTTAATAAAGCAGTAA
- a CDS encoding DUF4402 domain-containing protein codes for MLLQFNSKTINKTAIFILAILVWVNIAVYVLLCPSTSHADPRIYVAQNLEFGRVIPRAKTLTIIIDALGSKLPACAPSNSCDVTGGYAGCLYFYDFGNVHISLDFPTSVDLYTEGGSKGATLQRMHMFSDVEAFIEGTRQKAYLGGELITDYKAYGKTLSGTVNVEISTY; via the coding sequence ATGTTACTGCAATTTAATTCCAAAACAATTAATAAAACAGCTATATTCATTTTAGCCATACTGGTGTGGGTGAATATAGCTGTTTACGTGTTGCTTTGTCCTAGTACTTCACACGCGGACCCTCGTATATATGTTGCGCAGAACTTAGAATTTGGTCGGGTAATTCCTCGTGCTAAAACGTTAACAATAATTATTGATGCATTAGGTTCAAAACTACCTGCCTGTGCACCTTCGAACTCTTGTGATGTTACAGGAGGCTATGCGGGCTGTCTTTATTTTTATGATTTTGGGAATGTGCATATCAGCTTGGACTTTCCGACTTCAGTTGATTTGTATACCGAAGGCGGTTCAAAGGGTGCCACGTTACAACGCATGCACATGTTCAGTGACGTAGAAGCCTTTATTGAAGGAACCAGGCAAAAAGCATACTTAGGTGGAGAATTGATTACTGACTACAAGGCTTATGGAAAGACTTTGTCAGGAACAGTCAATGTCGAAATTTCAACCTACTAG
- a CDS encoding gamma-glutamyl-gamma-aminobutyrate hydrolase family protein, translated as MKKVRIGVCTPGKGGAIPWLFFGLNVFLAGGIPFRITPDKPAAIDDMDGLIISGGADIAPKLYGAQSHSKEIVKEAKQAVEGQFWFRKLIRFATWGCIYALRRMFGLKHAPEEAVKRDGLESALISSALEKRVPLLGVCRGMQLLNVVQGGTLHLDIADAYEDVSNPYTVFPYKEISVQENSKLGAILGQNKIRVNSMHHQAVNRIGSGLKIVAEDEHGIVEAIEIEGGNFALGVQWHPEFLVQFKSQRNIFKELVAACKLK; from the coding sequence ATGAAAAAAGTTAGAATAGGAGTGTGTACTCCCGGCAAAGGCGGGGCGATACCGTGGCTGTTTTTTGGACTGAATGTCTTTCTGGCAGGGGGCATTCCGTTTAGAATAACGCCGGATAAACCTGCTGCGATTGACGATATGGACGGGTTGATCATCTCCGGTGGTGCTGACATTGCTCCCAAACTGTACGGCGCACAATCACATTCAAAAGAAATTGTGAAAGAGGCAAAACAGGCCGTTGAAGGGCAGTTTTGGTTTCGGAAACTGATAAGGTTTGCAACATGGGGTTGTATATATGCGTTGCGCCGTATGTTCGGGCTTAAGCATGCACCGGAGGAAGCTGTAAAAAGGGATGGTCTTGAATCTGCGCTGATAAGCTCTGCACTGGAAAAGCGGGTCCCGTTACTTGGTGTCTGCCGTGGCATGCAGCTGCTTAATGTAGTACAGGGAGGGACGCTTCATCTGGATATTGCTGATGCGTATGAGGATGTAAGCAATCCTTATACAGTGTTTCCTTACAAAGAGATCAGTGTGCAGGAGAATAGTAAGCTTGGAGCGATTCTCGGCCAAAATAAAATACGTGTTAATTCGATGCATCATCAGGCTGTGAATCGTATAGGTTCTGGACTTAAAATAGTTGCCGAAGATGAACACGGTATTGTGGAAGCGATTGAAATAGAAGGTGGTAACTTTGCGTTAGGAGTTCAGTGGCATCCTGAATTTTTAGTGCAATTCAAATCTCAGAGAAATATATTTAAAGAGTTGGTAGCTGCCTGTAAATTGAAATAA
- a CDS encoding amidoligase family protein produces MKWEKPPIVEKDDGTLRHVGFELEFTGVDLTRVGHTVSSLYGGVLKSESPFQHRVEGTEFGDFILEVDSIQLKERSYKQFIEGLGLKLDEKTTEKVDDTVYDISKIAVPFELVTPPIPIDRISELSKLKEALFKMHCKGTRASFLYGFGMQFNPELPSLKAKTILSYMRAFFLLQDWLKSEINVDMTRRVMPFINDFPQTYIIKILQPDYDPSMSQLIDDYLAENPTRNRPLDMTCLFAHIDKERTFSMVEDYKLIKPRPTFHYRLPDCRIDEEVWSLALEWNRWVKVEKLANDKKAIVEMSKAYLQKSNTFKSLLNSFIEFFKNEKS; encoded by the coding sequence ATGAAATGGGAAAAGCCGCCAATAGTTGAAAAAGATGACGGAACTCTGCGTCATGTAGGTTTTGAATTGGAATTTACCGGTGTAGACCTCACTCGCGTGGGGCACACGGTTTCTTCCTTATATGGAGGAGTGTTGAAAAGCGAATCGCCTTTTCAGCATAGGGTTGAGGGTACTGAATTCGGTGATTTTATTCTTGAAGTTGATTCCATTCAACTAAAAGAACGGAGTTATAAACAGTTTATTGAGGGACTTGGTTTAAAACTTGATGAGAAGACTACGGAAAAAGTTGATGACACCGTTTATGACATTTCAAAAATAGCTGTTCCGTTCGAGTTGGTTACGCCTCCGATTCCGATAGATAGAATCAGTGAACTCAGCAAGCTCAAGGAGGCTTTGTTTAAGATGCATTGCAAGGGAACGAGAGCCTCGTTTCTGTACGGTTTCGGAATGCAATTCAATCCGGAGTTACCTTCGCTCAAGGCAAAGACCATCCTTTCATACATGCGTGCATTCTTTCTACTTCAGGATTGGCTTAAAAGTGAAATCAATGTAGATATGACAAGACGTGTTATGCCATTCATAAATGATTTTCCTCAAACATATATAATTAAAATACTGCAACCTGACTACGATCCTTCGATGTCGCAGTTAATTGATGATTATCTGGCAGAAAATCCGACCCGTAACCGTCCGTTGGATATGACATGTCTGTTCGCACACATTGATAAAGAACGCACTTTCAGTATGGTCGAAGACTATAAACTTATAAAGCCACGTCCGACATTTCATTACCGACTACCAGATTGTCGCATTGATGAGGAAGTGTGGTCATTGGCTCTGGAATGGAATCGATGGGTTAAAGTTGAAAAACTTGCTAATGATAAAAAGGCCATTGTCGAAATGAGCAAAGCGTATCTTCAAAAAAGCAATACATTTAAAAGTTTGCTAAATTCTTTTATAGAATTTTTTAAAAATGAAAAAAGTTAG
- the rsgA gene encoding ribosome small subunit-dependent GTPase A, whose translation MTTLINRKPISDHIEQLRRLGLDDHLESQLELSGILHDNIARVLSVQRNLFLVSNGRDEWLCTPSGRMLHQQQEYPVTGDWVLADDGVVKRVLPRRTFLCRGESGSRGKNKVTVSREQPIAANINAVFIVCGLDRDYNLRRIERYLALVYNCGIKPVVVLTKADLHEYPESFRDEVESIAFGVSVVLTSMIDGSGTDELHSYLGCGQTVAMLGSSGAGKSTLTNLLYGSDIQATAAVSRSVGKGRHTTTVRELIHMPQGGMLMDNPGIREVSFYADGDGVDTVFSDIQELSGLCRFADCSHMREPGCAVLKAVENGELPLSRLESYRKMKREMEYVSARSEKSADRIEKERWKDVTLSIKRMKIRK comes from the coding sequence ATGACTACTTTAATCAATAGAAAGCCCATTTCCGATCATATAGAACAGCTTCGCCGACTCGGCCTGGATGACCATCTTGAATCTCAGTTAGAATTAAGCGGTATTTTGCACGATAACATTGCCCGGGTTCTCAGTGTGCAACGAAACCTGTTCCTCGTTTCAAACGGACGCGATGAATGGCTTTGTACACCGTCAGGCAGAATGCTTCATCAACAGCAAGAATATCCCGTAACAGGAGATTGGGTGCTCGCTGACGATGGCGTTGTGAAACGCGTTCTTCCTAGGCGAACTTTTCTTTGTCGCGGTGAATCAGGATCGCGTGGGAAAAATAAGGTGACAGTATCGCGCGAGCAACCCATAGCTGCTAATATAAACGCGGTATTCATAGTCTGCGGCTTAGACCGTGATTATAATTTACGGCGCATAGAGAGATATCTCGCATTGGTATATAATTGTGGTATTAAACCTGTGGTTGTGCTGACCAAGGCAGATTTGCATGAATATCCTGAATCCTTTCGGGATGAGGTCGAGAGCATCGCTTTCGGTGTTTCTGTTGTGCTGACTTCCATGATTGACGGAAGCGGCACAGACGAACTTCATAGCTACCTCGGATGTGGGCAGACTGTTGCTATGCTAGGCTCTTCCGGAGCAGGCAAATCAACATTGACGAACCTGCTTTATGGCAGCGACATTCAAGCTACAGCGGCAGTCAGCCGAAGTGTCGGCAAGGGGCGTCACACAACAACAGTTCGGGAACTGATACACATGCCGCAAGGCGGGATGCTGATGGATAATCCCGGTATCAGAGAGGTTTCTTTTTATGCAGACGGAGACGGCGTAGACACAGTGTTTTCCGATATACAGGAGCTATCCGGACTATGCCGTTTTGCAGACTGCTCACACATGCGCGAGCCGGGATGTGCAGTACTTAAAGCGGTTGAAAACGGAGAGTTGCCTCTAAGTAGATTGGAAAGTTACCGGAAGATGAAACGAGAAATGGAGTATGTTTCAGCGCGCAGCGAAAAGAGTGCTGATCGTATTGAAAAAGAACGCTGGAAAGATGTGACTCTTAGTATAAAACGTATGAAGATAAGAAAATAA
- a CDS encoding LacI family DNA-binding transcriptional regulator: protein MKLKDIAEAAGVSTATVSRVLGDKPNVRPELRKQVMDVVDRLNYRPNRAAQRLRSKQSSFIGLIVADIQSPFFASVTRAVEDVAQANDYSVILCNTDEDPVKERMYLEMMQSENAAGVILAPTLRLSENFTLNKFGSFPMVVIDRQISDHSVDMVLIDNNQAARDLTEHMLSHGYKRIAGLFGESSATGQQRRAGFEQVMKKNGIPADDKLVISMPAKEEAAHAVVSRLLEMDEPPEAIITSNGLLGAGAFRAIRDKELPVPESVAFASFDETPWSSMTRPAITVVKQPTYAIGQTACEMLLKRIADPERPTRKVVLESKLVVRQSCGGIL, encoded by the coding sequence ATGAAACTTAAAGATATTGCCGAAGCTGCCGGAGTCTCGACAGCTACAGTTTCCAGAGTGCTGGGAGATAAGCCCAATGTCAGACCTGAGCTGCGAAAACAGGTAATGGATGTTGTTGATCGTTTGAATTACAGGCCCAACCGCGCAGCGCAGAGACTGCGTTCAAAGCAGTCTTCGTTTATCGGGTTGATTGTTGCAGATATACAAAGTCCTTTTTTTGCATCCGTAACCCGTGCTGTTGAGGATGTTGCGCAAGCTAATGATTACAGTGTCATTTTGTGCAACACTGATGAAGATCCCGTTAAGGAAAGAATGTATCTGGAAATGATGCAAAGTGAGAATGCTGCCGGAGTTATTCTGGCACCAACACTTCGTCTGTCCGAAAATTTTACGTTAAATAAATTCGGATCATTCCCTATGGTGGTAATCGATAGGCAGATTAGCGATCACTCTGTAGATATGGTTCTTATTGATAATAATCAGGCTGCGCGGGATTTAACTGAGCACATGCTCTCTCACGGATATAAACGCATTGCCGGACTTTTCGGGGAGAGCAGTGCAACAGGTCAGCAGCGTCGGGCAGGCTTTGAACAAGTCATGAAAAAAAACGGGATACCAGCGGATGATAAATTGGTAATAAGTATGCCTGCAAAAGAAGAGGCTGCGCATGCAGTAGTGAGCAGGTTGCTTGAAATGGATGAACCGCCCGAAGCGATAATTACCAGTAACGGTTTGCTCGGGGCAGGGGCTTTCAGGGCTATCCGTGATAAGGAATTGCCTGTTCCTGAGTCTGTGGCTTTTGCAAGTTTTGATGAAACTCCTTGGAGTTCCATGACCCGTCCGGCAATAACCGTAGTTAAACAGCCCACATATGCTATAGGTCAAACAGCGTGTGAGATGCTTCTTAAACGCATAGCCGATCCTGAACGTCCAACTCGAAAAGTTGTGCTGGAAAGTAAATTAGTCGTCAGACAATCTTGTGGCGGTATTTTATAG
- the ptsP gene encoding phosphoenolpyruvate--protein phosphotransferase: protein MIDLNERNIVLGGQASGKIEAIELVGNILVHDGFIAPEYIESMKRRESVANTFLGNGISIPHGLPENRDEINKTGIAVLQIPAGVTWNSGEIVHLVVGIAAKSDEHIEVLTNLTNVLDDSETAGKLAKTKDVNEIIDALKGNSTTAKRPAPTLDTSDFDVSLDVTIGGEHGLHARPATHFVDIAKQFEAEIVVEFDGRSGNGKSLASLLKLGVSGGKTIRIHGRGPDSSSALASLKEAVDEGLGEEAEKNILPQIEHGWVPESVKQVIPGCTASPGIATGIVHQFTHNRIVVEAIAKDPEHESHELGQAIAAARRNIRLLYEEVRAKSGEPGAAIFRAHEAFLEDPEMLAETEALIKNGKSAGYAWRQVIDERVRVMEQHDDELLAARAMDLRDVGRRVLRHLAGVVQDAPFKPSEPVILIAEDLTPSDTAQLDPALILGFCTSGGGPTSHSAIIARSLGIPAIVAAGPSLLEIADNTMAILDGDTGNLYIEPSQSDIDAANKVKMQLEELRGDEHRTRFEPALTLDGKRIEVVANIGKASEAENAVNAGGEGIGLMRTEFLFLERETPPDEEEQFQSYKTMVTALNGLPIIIRTLDIGGDKEVSYLNLPHEENPFLGERGIRLCLNWPELFLTQLRAIYRASKYGPIRIMFPMIATLDELEAAKRLAEKARIEVDAKPVEIGIMVEVPSVVSMAREFAQEVDFFSIGTNDLTQYVMAIDRGHPTLAGKADSLHPAILRMIDHVVKEATRAGIWTGVCGGLAGEPLGATILAGLGVKELSMVIPSIAAVKARIRSISMKQAGELAQKALSCRDNKQVRALILP from the coding sequence ATGATTGACTTAAATGAAAGAAATATTGTCCTTGGAGGACAAGCTTCCGGAAAAATTGAAGCCATTGAATTGGTGGGAAACATACTGGTTCACGATGGTTTTATCGCTCCTGAATACATAGAAAGCATGAAACGACGAGAATCGGTTGCCAATACTTTTTTAGGTAACGGAATTTCAATTCCGCATGGGTTGCCGGAAAACCGAGATGAAATAAACAAAACAGGCATTGCCGTTCTTCAAATCCCTGCGGGCGTAACCTGGAACTCCGGTGAAATAGTACATTTAGTTGTAGGTATTGCCGCCAAATCTGACGAGCACATTGAAGTTTTAACCAATCTGACGAATGTGCTGGATGATTCTGAAACAGCTGGAAAACTAGCCAAAACAAAAGATGTTAATGAAATCATTGATGCTCTTAAGGGTAATTCAACCACCGCTAAACGTCCCGCTCCGACATTAGACACCTCAGATTTCGATGTATCATTAGATGTAACAATTGGAGGAGAACATGGGCTGCACGCACGCCCTGCCACACATTTTGTGGATATTGCAAAACAGTTCGAGGCTGAAATAGTTGTTGAATTCGACGGACGCTCAGGAAACGGCAAGAGCCTTGCGTCCCTGCTTAAACTAGGCGTTTCCGGCGGTAAAACCATCCGTATTCACGGTAGAGGTCCCGACTCCAGCTCTGCTCTGGCATCCTTAAAAGAAGCTGTAGACGAAGGACTCGGTGAAGAAGCAGAAAAGAATATACTTCCTCAGATAGAACACGGCTGGGTACCTGAATCTGTCAAACAAGTTATCCCCGGTTGCACAGCCTCTCCCGGGATAGCAACAGGAATAGTACATCAATTCACTCACAATCGTATTGTGGTTGAAGCCATTGCAAAAGATCCGGAGCACGAATCGCATGAACTGGGTCAGGCTATTGCAGCCGCACGCCGCAACATTCGCCTTTTATATGAAGAAGTCAGAGCTAAATCCGGCGAACCCGGAGCAGCAATATTCCGAGCTCACGAAGCCTTTCTTGAAGATCCTGAAATGCTGGCTGAGACAGAAGCTCTTATAAAAAACGGAAAAAGTGCCGGATATGCTTGGCGACAAGTGATTGATGAACGCGTCCGCGTCATGGAACAACATGATGACGAACTGCTGGCTGCCCGCGCGATGGACCTTAGAGATGTAGGGCGGCGGGTACTACGCCATCTTGCAGGAGTTGTGCAGGATGCACCATTCAAGCCTAGTGAACCAGTTATTCTCATTGCAGAAGACCTTACTCCTTCAGACACAGCTCAGTTAGACCCTGCCCTGATCCTTGGGTTCTGTACATCCGGAGGTGGACCGACTTCTCATTCTGCTATTATCGCCCGCTCTCTAGGCATTCCAGCCATAGTGGCAGCAGGTCCAAGCCTTTTAGAAATAGCTGACAACACTATGGCTATCCTCGATGGAGACACCGGGAATTTATATATTGAGCCGAGTCAGTCCGACATCGATGCAGCAAATAAAGTTAAGATGCAACTTGAAGAATTACGAGGTGATGAACATAGAACCCGCTTCGAACCGGCTCTTACTCTTGATGGAAAACGTATAGAAGTTGTAGCAAATATAGGAAAAGCCAGCGAAGCCGAAAATGCCGTCAATGCCGGAGGAGAAGGCATCGGCCTTATGCGTACAGAATTTTTGTTTCTGGAAAGAGAAACTCCGCCTGACGAAGAGGAACAGTTCCAAAGTTACAAAACAATGGTGACGGCCCTCAACGGTTTACCAATTATAATTCGTACTCTGGATATCGGCGGAGACAAAGAAGTTTCATATCTCAACCTGCCGCATGAGGAGAACCCTTTCCTCGGTGAGCGCGGTATCCGCTTATGTCTTAACTGGCCTGAACTTTTTCTAACTCAGTTACGCGCAATATACAGAGCATCCAAGTACGGACCAATCAGAATCATGTTCCCCATGATTGCAACTCTTGATGAACTTGAAGCAGCAAAACGGCTCGCTGAAAAAGCCCGTATTGAAGTTGATGCAAAACCAGTAGAAATTGGGATAATGGTGGAAGTTCCATCAGTTGTCTCCATGGCCCGTGAATTTGCGCAAGAGGTCGATTTCTTCTCTATCGGCACCAATGATTTGACCCAATATGTTATGGCCATTGACAGAGGTCACCCTACTTTAGCCGGTAAAGCAGACAGCTTACACCCCGCCATACTGCGCATGATCGATCATGTTGTTAAAGAAGCCACCAGAGCTGGTATTTGGACCGGGGTTTGCGGCGGACTTGCCGGAGAACCGCTTGGGGCTACAATCCTAGCAGGACTGGGAGTTAAAGAACTCAGCATGGTTATTCCCAGCATTGCCGCGGTTAAAGCACGCATTCGATCAATCAGTATGAAACAGGCCGGCGAACTGGCACAAAAAGCTCTGAGCTGCCGTGATAACAAGCAGGTTCGGGCACTCATTCTGCCATAA
- the pfkB gene encoding 1-phosphofructokinase, which produces MKNKHIVTVTMNPAIDLACSVPDFTAGKVNRATEYQKNAAGKGVNIAVLLRKFNLPITATGFLGADNALIFEKLFKKQNINDQFVRVPGETRTGIKILDPNARTTTDINLPGLVPEPIHIKILIHTVERLAETAAMVVIGGSLPATVDPSIIGELVAVIKSKGAKAIVDTSGPALSNAVKALPYLVKPNDDELAELVGHPLNKLEEIITEARKINKSGIETVIVSLGSRGALFIQKDEELFAKPPKVEVVSTVGAGDAMIGGMVAGMALGLSLEEQVRLATSLSAATVTQAGPSLDKLENAEELEDLIAIEHINIKGGISCQKL; this is translated from the coding sequence ATGAAAAATAAACATATAGTAACTGTGACCATGAACCCTGCTATCGATCTGGCCTGTTCGGTGCCGGATTTTACAGCAGGCAAGGTCAACCGTGCCACGGAATATCAAAAAAATGCCGCAGGCAAGGGAGTTAATATAGCAGTTCTGCTGCGAAAATTTAACTTGCCGATTACTGCAACAGGCTTTCTCGGAGCAGACAATGCCCTTATATTCGAGAAGCTTTTTAAGAAGCAAAACATTAACGATCAATTCGTCAGAGTTCCCGGCGAGACTCGCACCGGAATAAAAATTCTGGACCCGAACGCCAGAACCACCACTGACATCAACTTACCGGGACTTGTGCCGGAACCCATTCATATAAAGATATTAATTCATACAGTTGAACGTTTGGCGGAAACTGCCGCCATGGTCGTTATCGGCGGCAGCTTACCTGCCACAGTTGACCCAAGTATCATCGGTGAACTTGTGGCTGTAATCAAATCCAAAGGAGCCAAGGCCATTGTGGACACAAGCGGCCCTGCCCTGAGCAACGCCGTCAAAGCCTTACCCTATTTAGTCAAACCTAATGACGATGAACTGGCTGAACTTGTTGGACATCCTCTAAATAAACTAGAGGAGATCATAACTGAGGCGCGGAAAATAAATAAATCAGGCATAGAAACGGTAATTGTTTCGCTCGGCTCTCGCGGGGCTTTGTTTATTCAAAAAGACGAAGAACTTTTTGCAAAGCCGCCCAAAGTTGAAGTGGTCAGTACAGTGGGTGCCGGAGATGCGATGATCGGCGGGATGGTGGCTGGAATGGCTCTTGGATTGTCGCTTGAAGAGCAGGTTCGTCTTGCAACATCTCTGTCTGCCGCCACAGTGACTCAGGCCGGTCCGAGTTTAGATAAGTTAGAGAACGCAGAAGAACTGGAAGACTTGATTGCGATTGAACATATCAACATAAAAGGGGGTATTTCATGTCAAAAATTGTAG